A region from the Wansuia hejianensis genome encodes:
- a CDS encoding IS110 family RNA-guided transposase → MNAVGIDVSKGKSMVAIMRPFGEIVSAPFEIKHTASDINSLVELIHSVEGESRIVIEHTGHYYEVLAHQLSEANLFVSAINPKLIKDFDNDSLRKVKSDKADSVKIARYALDKWQNLKQYSVMDELRNQLKTMNRQFCFYMKHKTAMKNNLIGILDQTYPGVNAYFDSPARSDGSQKWVDFASTYWHVDCVRKMSQNAFICHYQNWCKRKKYNFSQSKAEEIYGKAKELVPVLPKDDITKLIIRQAVDQLNSASATVESLRTLMNETASKLPEYPIVMAMKGVGPSLGPQLMAEIGDVSRFTHKGAITAFAGVDPGVNESGTYEQKSVPTSKRGSSDLRKTLFQVMDVLIKTRPQADPVYQFLDKKRAQGKPYYVYMTAGANKFLRIYYGRVKEYLSSLPES, encoded by the coding sequence ATGAACGCAGTAGGTATCGATGTTTCTAAAGGAAAAAGCATGGTGGCAATCATGCGCCCATTCGGCGAAATTGTCTCTGCACCTTTTGAAATCAAACACACAGCCAGTGATATCAATTCACTTGTAGAACTCATCCACTCTGTTGAAGGCGAATCTCGAATCGTAATAGAGCATACAGGACATTATTACGAAGTCCTTGCCCATCAGCTTTCCGAGGCAAATCTTTTCGTCAGTGCCATTAACCCAAAGCTTATCAAGGATTTTGATAATGATTCCCTTCGCAAAGTCAAATCTGACAAAGCTGACTCCGTTAAGATTGCCCGATATGCACTTGACAAGTGGCAAAATCTCAAACAGTATAGTGTTATGGATGAATTACGAAATCAGCTTAAAACTATGAACCGTCAGTTTTGCTTTTACATGAAACATAAGACGGCTATGAAGAATAACCTCATTGGAATCCTTGACCAAACCTATCCTGGTGTGAATGCTTACTTTGACAGTCCTGCACGCAGTGACGGCAGCCAGAAATGGGTCGATTTTGCATCTACATACTGGCATGTGGACTGTGTCCGTAAAATGTCTCAAAATGCCTTTATCTGCCATTATCAAAACTGGTGCAAACGTAAGAAGTACAACTTCAGCCAGTCAAAGGCTGAAGAAATCTATGGAAAAGCAAAGGAACTTGTTCCTGTACTTCCAAAGGATGACATTACAAAGCTTATCATCAGGCAGGCTGTTGACCAGCTTAACAGTGCCTCTGCAACCGTTGAGTCGCTGCGTACCTTAATGAATGAAACCGCATCGAAACTCCCCGAATATCCTATCGTTATGGCTATGAAAGGGGTTGGACCTTCACTTGGTCCTCAGCTCATGGCTGAGATTGGCGATGTTTCCCGGTTTACTCATAAAGGCGCTATTACTGCATTTGCCGGTGTAGATCCCGGCGTGAATGAGTCCGGCACTTATGAACAAAAAAGTGTTCCAACTTCAAAGCGTGGTTCTTCTGACCTCAGGAAAACCTTATTTCAAGTAATGGACGTTTTAATTAAAACAAGACCACAGGCTGACCCTGTATATCAGTTCTTGGACAAAAAACGTGCTCAAGGTAAACCTTACTATGTCTACATGACAGCGGGTGCCAATAAGTTTCTAAGAATCTACTATGGTCGAGTGAAAGAATATCTTTCATCTCTTCCAGAATCCTAA
- a CDS encoding substrate-binding domain-containing protein: MKKKTMALCLAGAMCVSLTACSGGAPTSGGDAEVSGSASQSAAAADTNGDGKVKIGFSQCVMNHPFRIAMVDSFKEVCAAYDDIEMVVVEGNGDVQNEIANIESLIQQGCDAIIVSSLSGTAIYPAYKEVYDADIPLVIAASGCATEEEEAYNYYDTFVSTDEEEMGKAAAEFADQLLNGEGNVVMVRGVVESTNSMNRYVGWNEEAKNYPGLHVIAEQAADWLRLTANEVMANILQANDDIDLVYSENDEMALGALEAIRDAGREDDIMIISMDGQQDACEEVLAGGAFKLTITNNSDMTEAVKAAYKLAHGESVEKRIVLPYEMVTEENAEQYIADNF; the protein is encoded by the coding sequence ATGAAAAAAAAGACAATGGCATTGTGTCTGGCGGGAGCCATGTGTGTGAGTCTGACTGCATGCAGCGGCGGGGCGCCGACATCGGGAGGAGATGCGGAAGTCTCCGGAAGTGCGTCTCAAAGCGCGGCAGCAGCAGATACGAACGGAGATGGGAAAGTAAAAATCGGATTTTCACAGTGTGTGATGAATCACCCTTTCCGGATTGCGATGGTAGATTCCTTTAAGGAAGTCTGTGCGGCTTACGATGATATCGAGATGGTGGTGGTTGAAGGAAACGGTGACGTGCAGAACGAGATAGCCAATATTGAGTCTCTGATACAGCAGGGATGTGACGCGATCATTGTTTCCAGCCTTTCAGGAACGGCTATCTATCCTGCGTACAAAGAGGTTTACGATGCGGATATTCCTCTGGTAATTGCGGCGAGCGGATGCGCCACTGAGGAAGAGGAGGCGTACAATTATTACGACACATTTGTCTCTACGGATGAAGAAGAAATGGGGAAAGCGGCGGCAGAGTTTGCAGATCAGCTGCTAAACGGAGAGGGAAATGTGGTAATGGTTCGGGGCGTCGTGGAATCGACAAATTCTATGAACCGCTATGTAGGATGGAATGAGGAGGCCAAAAACTATCCGGGGCTTCATGTCATTGCGGAGCAGGCGGCTGACTGGCTGCGGTTGACAGCTAATGAGGTGATGGCAAATATTCTTCAGGCAAATGATGACATTGACCTGGTATATTCGGAAAATGACGAGATGGCGCTGGGCGCTCTGGAGGCTATCCGGGATGCGGGAAGAGAAGACGATATTATGATTATCAGTATGGATGGTCAGCAGGACGCGTGTGAAGAAGTACTGGCGGGAGGTGCGTTCAAACTGACGATCACCAATAATTCCGATATGACGGAGGCTGTGAAGGCGGCGTACAAGCTGGCTCACGGGGAGAGCGTTGAGAAAAGGATTGTTCTCCCTTATGAAATGGTAACTGAAGAAAATGCGGAGCAATATATAGCAGATAATTTCTAA
- a CDS encoding ABC transporter permease, translated as MKKRVELSQAVPVIMLILLMIGGAAASDSFFTVTNFSNILQYAVESAFIAIGMTFVLLIGGIDLSVGSVMAFASVVAAKMALEHMPLAAILPVVLCIGILCGAANGLIITKLRVEPFMATLAMMMIMRASTFIFTGGGPLTGSVARSFKQIIKGTVFHVPVGVWYVLIAFVIAYIVASKTRFGRHVYAVGGGEETAKLFGVRTDRIKLSVYAVSGALAALSGLLVSARIGIGEPRTGYDYEMTAITVCVVGGVSMNGGRGSILGTFIGLMVVSMIKNLLNLLNFDVNGQPIITGVIILITALIVSHEISGRKKQPVKER; from the coding sequence ATGAAGAAGAGAGTAGAGTTATCACAGGCAGTTCCGGTGATCATGCTGATTTTGCTGATGATCGGAGGTGCGGCCGCTTCGGACAGCTTTTTCACGGTTACGAATTTTTCCAATATTCTGCAGTATGCAGTGGAATCTGCGTTTATCGCCATAGGAATGACATTTGTACTGTTGATAGGCGGCATTGACCTTTCTGTCGGATCTGTCATGGCGTTTGCCTCTGTAGTGGCGGCAAAAATGGCGTTGGAGCATATGCCGCTTGCGGCGATTCTGCCGGTTGTTCTGTGCATTGGAATCCTCTGCGGAGCAGCCAACGGGCTGATTATTACAAAGCTGCGGGTGGAGCCCTTTATGGCGACGCTGGCCATGATGATGATTATGAGAGCGTCTACCTTTATTTTCACAGGAGGCGGCCCTCTGACCGGCTCGGTAGCGCGCTCTTTTAAACAGATCATCAAGGGAACGGTTTTCCATGTACCGGTCGGCGTGTGGTATGTGTTGATCGCGTTTGTGATCGCGTATATTGTGGCCTCTAAAACCCGGTTCGGGAGACACGTCTATGCGGTAGGAGGCGGAGAAGAGACAGCGAAACTTTTTGGGGTCCGGACAGACAGAATCAAGCTTTCCGTGTATGCTGTCAGCGGTGCTCTGGCGGCTTTGTCGGGTCTGCTGGTGTCGGCGAGGATCGGTATCGGAGAACCGCGGACAGGCTATGATTATGAGATGACAGCTATTACCGTATGCGTGGTGGGCGGCGTTAGCATGAACGGGGGAAGGGGAAGTATATTGGGAACCTTTATCGGGCTGATGGTAGTCAGTATGATTAAAAATCTGTTGAATCTGTTGAATTTTGATGTGAATGGACAGCCGATTATAACCGGCGTGATTATTTTGATTACGGCACTGATTGTTAGCCATGAGATCAGTGGCAGAAAAAAACAGCCGGTAAAGGAACGATAA
- a CDS encoding sugar ABC transporter ATP-binding protein, with protein sequence METILELRNIRKIFGGNIVLDNMNLAFQRGEVHALVGENGAGKSTIIKIISGVYQPDGGQIVLEGQPVKFPGPRDAQKAGISTMFQEVQEIPEMTVAENIFLGQEPAGRYIKLIDKKKLNRAAQKLMEDLGLTIDISKKMKELTVSGRKMVELVRAVSCKASVVIMDEPTANLNAEEIKVLFRMIDRLKQNKTTILYISHRMNEVFTLADRVTVLRDGRKIDTLERSGYDEKSLISLMIGRELTEMYPQRNAKIGKPVLSVCQLSLKDYFRNVSFEIKEGEVVGLAGLESSGATLLTKALFGLCGTPEGKVICGGEELRMKNSWESIRQHVAYVPEDRKTQGLFLNQNLIYNYTISSLRPHFLKRGLLDTRRERKESQKISEALRLKARDLYVKPEELSGGNQQKVLLGRWMMEPYRLLILEEPTRGVDVGAKAEIYHQINRMAEQGTAVLMYSTEMMELLGMCDRILVFSAGCLTAELSREEATQEKIMQYALVR encoded by the coding sequence ATGGAAACAATTCTTGAATTGAGGAACATACGAAAAATTTTTGGTGGCAATATCGTCCTGGATAATATGAATTTGGCATTTCAGCGGGGAGAGGTTCATGCTTTAGTTGGAGAAAATGGCGCAGGAAAATCAACCATCATTAAAATTATTTCGGGCGTCTATCAGCCGGACGGCGGACAGATCGTGCTGGAAGGGCAGCCGGTAAAATTTCCGGGCCCCAGGGATGCACAGAAGGCGGGAATCAGCACTATGTTTCAGGAAGTGCAGGAGATTCCTGAGATGACGGTGGCAGAAAACATTTTTCTGGGACAGGAACCGGCAGGCAGATATATAAAACTGATAGACAAAAAGAAATTAAATCGGGCGGCGCAAAAGCTGATGGAAGATCTCGGACTGACAATAGATATATCGAAGAAAATGAAAGAACTGACAGTTTCCGGACGAAAAATGGTGGAGCTTGTGCGGGCGGTGAGCTGTAAAGCCTCCGTAGTAATCATGGATGAGCCTACGGCGAATCTCAACGCAGAGGAAATTAAGGTGCTGTTTCGCATGATTGACAGGCTGAAGCAGAACAAAACTACAATCTTATATATTTCACATCGGATGAACGAGGTTTTTACTCTGGCAGATCGGGTTACGGTTCTGCGGGACGGCCGAAAAATAGATACTCTGGAGCGCAGTGGATATGATGAGAAGAGTCTGATTTCGCTTATGATCGGCCGGGAGCTGACAGAAATGTATCCGCAGAGAAACGCGAAAATCGGAAAGCCGGTTCTGAGTGTCTGTCAATTGTCATTAAAAGACTATTTCAGAAATGTTTCGTTTGAAATAAAAGAGGGCGAAGTAGTAGGCCTGGCCGGGCTGGAATCGTCAGGTGCCACTCTGTTGACCAAGGCTCTCTTCGGATTATGTGGGACTCCGGAAGGGAAGGTTATCTGCGGAGGAGAAGAGTTAAGAATGAAAAATTCCTGGGAAAGTATCCGGCAGCATGTGGCGTATGTTCCGGAAGACCGGAAAACGCAGGGGTTGTTTCTGAATCAGAATCTGATTTACAATTACACGATTAGCTCTCTCAGGCCTCATTTCCTTAAGCGCGGCCTGCTGGATACGAGGCGGGAAAGAAAGGAATCTCAGAAAATTTCTGAAGCACTCAGGCTAAAGGCCAGAGATTTATATGTGAAACCGGAAGAGCTTTCGGGAGGAAATCAACAGAAGGTGCTGCTGGGCAGATGGATGATGGAACCGTACCGGCTGCTAATCCTGGAGGAACCTACAAGAGGAGTGGACGTTGGAGCAAAGGCAGAGATCTATCATCAGATTAACCGCATGGCGGAACAGGGCACAGCAGTCCTGATGTATTCCACTGAAATGATGGAACTGCTGGGGATGTGTGACCGGATCCTGGTATTTTCCGCAGGATGTCTGACCGCGGAGCTGAGCCGGGAAGAAGCGACACAGGAAAAAATCATGCAGTACGCGCTGGTAAGGTAG
- a CDS encoding ABC transporter permease: MWEKQNRRKIFFRENRNEISIAVLIVVLLIVSPFLSEYFMTGDNILNLLRQTAYTAIAAVGMYFVILIGGIDLSIGSTIQIVGMVSVILLNRHCPVAVTVIAVLVLSMGCGLINGLLVTFGRLQAFIVTLVMKEILAGIVLVTTGGASIPGTEVPQEFMSIGAGYIWILPIPVVIMILVFGAAFFVMKRTVYGRKLSVSGSNRTAAYNSGVNVRLVQISAYMVCALCAGISGLLTVARTGAFQPSTTSQGATGMEMNAIAAVVLGGAALTGGTGTVTGAMLGALLYGVLANLFPLIGVSSYLQQLIQGFIILAAVVASVKDSRSVIRRLKFKKERQ, encoded by the coding sequence ATGTGGGAAAAGCAAAATAGAAGGAAAATATTTTTTCGTGAAAATAGAAATGAAATCTCAATTGCAGTTTTAATTGTGGTGTTGTTGATTGTGTCTCCGTTTCTGTCTGAGTACTTTATGACAGGAGATAATATTTTAAATCTGCTGCGGCAAACTGCCTATACGGCCATAGCAGCGGTGGGCATGTATTTTGTAATTCTGATCGGCGGAATCGATCTTTCAATCGGCTCTACGATTCAGATAGTAGGTATGGTATCGGTTATTTTGCTGAACCGGCATTGTCCGGTGGCTGTAACGGTAATCGCTGTCCTGGTTCTCAGTATGGGCTGCGGGCTGATTAATGGCCTGCTGGTCACATTTGGCAGATTGCAGGCGTTTATTGTAACGCTGGTCATGAAAGAGATACTGGCGGGCATTGTGCTTGTTACCACTGGAGGAGCCAGTATTCCGGGGACAGAGGTACCACAAGAATTTATGTCGATAGGAGCCGGCTACATATGGATTCTTCCGATTCCGGTAGTGATTATGATTCTGGTGTTTGGAGCGGCGTTTTTTGTGATGAAGAGGACAGTTTATGGAAGAAAGCTTTCGGTCAGCGGTTCCAACCGTACGGCAGCATATAATTCCGGCGTTAATGTCCGGCTGGTTCAGATATCTGCCTATATGGTGTGCGCGTTGTGCGCGGGAATATCCGGCCTTCTGACAGTGGCGAGAACCGGAGCTTTTCAGCCATCGACCACTTCCCAGGGTGCTACCGGCATGGAAATGAATGCGATTGCCGCAGTAGTGTTGGGCGGAGCCGCATTAACAGGGGGCACGGGAACTGTTACCGGAGCAATGCTGGGCGCCCTGCTCTATGGAGTCTTGGCAAATCTGTTCCCGCTGATTGGAGTCAGTTCCTATCTGCAACAGCTGATTCAGGGGTTTATAATTTTGGCGGCAGTGGTGGCTTCTGTCAAAGACAGCCGTTCAGTGATTCGCAGGCTGAAATTTAAAAAAGAAAGGCAGTAG
- a CDS encoding Fic family protein, giving the protein MEIDITDKIKQIIKLKDQTLALQENNMVWEPFMKDMSYRLSWNSNSLEGNTLSLDETINVIEYDSVCSGHTYSEYREAISLYQAVVKLDYQGKTPITQSWIRTMNAMITNMNGEYRTGQVYIGSVAEAIYYPPQPEKISELMESYERDINQDEKDIKKIVSHIAKKHVQFERIHPFADGNGRTGRMIMDQQLLNHGLLPAVILNNSKYRQAFRQYDKNGSMVLMESVIANGILESYNILQVIEKKYKIFKEKPSQTVKKRN; this is encoded by the coding sequence ATGGAAATTGATATTACTGACAAAATTAAGCAAATTATAAAGTTAAAAGACCAAACGCTTGCCTTGCAAGAAAATAATATGGTTTGGGAACCGTTTATGAAAGATATGTCCTACAGGCTGAGCTGGAATTCAAATTCTCTGGAAGGCAACACCTTGTCGTTAGATGAAACAATTAATGTAATAGAGTACGATAGTGTATGTTCGGGACATACATACAGTGAATATCGGGAGGCAATCTCGTTATATCAGGCGGTTGTGAAATTGGATTATCAAGGTAAAACTCCAATTACCCAATCCTGGATACGAACAATGAATGCAATGATTACGAATATGAACGGAGAATATAGAACAGGACAGGTATATATTGGAAGTGTAGCTGAAGCAATATATTATCCCCCTCAACCTGAAAAAATCTCTGAGTTAATGGAAAGCTATGAACGTGATATCAATCAGGATGAAAAAGATATAAAAAAAATTGTCTCTCATATAGCTAAAAAACATGTGCAGTTTGAGAGGATACATCCATTTGCTGATGGGAATGGAAGAACAGGAAGAATGATCATGGATCAGCAGCTATTGAATCATGGCTTGCTTCCGGCAGTGATTCTAAATAATTCAAAATATAGACAGGCATTCAGGCAATATGATAAGAATGGCAGCATGGTATTGATGGAATCTGTGATAGCAAATGGTATATTGGAGTCGTATAACATCCTACAGGTGATTGAAAAAAAATATAAAATATTTAAGGAAAAGCCATCGCAAACTGTCAAAAAACGAAATTGA
- a CDS encoding MATE family efflux transporter → MNQTYMKEKPVLGLMLSLSLPMVISMLVNSLYNIVDSYFVAKISEDAMTALSLVFPVQNLVNAVTIGFGIGISAVIAFHMGAQDSRMADRAASWGLAFNTLHGVILTVGCIAVMPAFLDMFTADAEVAGLGLRYSNVVFSFSTVIALEISFEKIFQSVGKMAVSMFSMLCGCIANIILDPVLIFGLGPAPRLGIEGAALATGIGQCLTLAIYLVIYFVKPLPVHVGWKHLSGARELAGKLYSVGIPAALNMALPSLLISALNGILAGFSQVYVMVLGVYYKLQTFLYLTANGIVQGMRPLIGYNYGAGEHKRVKKIYRIALAMTAVIMVLGTVLSLLIPDRLMGLFSENADTVRAGAEALRIISIGFIVSSVSVTTSGALEGLGKGLPSLVISLLRYVLIIIPAAFLLSRLAGASGVWHAFWVTEMLTAAAAFLIYRRQTEKKMAGN, encoded by the coding sequence ATGAATCAGACTTATATGAAAGAGAAGCCGGTACTGGGGCTGATGCTGTCTCTGTCTTTGCCTATGGTGATTTCTATGCTGGTGAATTCACTGTATAATATTGTTGACAGCTATTTTGTGGCTAAAATCAGTGAAGACGCCATGACAGCGCTGTCGCTGGTTTTTCCGGTTCAGAATCTGGTGAACGCCGTCACGATTGGGTTTGGAATCGGAATCAGTGCGGTGATCGCCTTTCACATGGGGGCGCAGGACAGCAGGATGGCGGATCGTGCCGCTTCCTGGGGGCTGGCGTTTAATACATTGCATGGAGTCATACTGACGGTGGGCTGCATCGCGGTTATGCCGGCTTTTCTGGACATGTTCACAGCTGATGCGGAGGTAGCGGGTCTGGGGCTGCGGTATTCTAATGTGGTGTTTAGTTTTTCCACGGTTATCGCTCTGGAGATTTCATTCGAGAAGATTTTTCAGTCCGTCGGGAAGATGGCAGTATCCATGTTTAGCATGTTGTGCGGCTGCATTGCCAATATCATTCTGGATCCGGTTCTGATCTTTGGGCTGGGCCCGGCGCCCCGCCTGGGGATTGAAGGGGCGGCACTGGCTACCGGTATCGGCCAGTGCCTGACGCTCGCAATTTATCTTGTGATCTATTTCGTGAAGCCGCTTCCCGTGCATGTGGGCTGGAAACATCTGTCAGGGGCCAGGGAACTGGCTGGGAAGCTCTACTCAGTAGGAATTCCGGCGGCACTGAACATGGCGCTGCCGTCACTGCTGATTTCTGCCTTGAACGGTATTCTGGCTGGCTTTTCCCAGGTCTATGTGATGGTGCTGGGGGTATACTATAAGCTGCAGACGTTCTTATATCTTACGGCCAATGGTATCGTCCAGGGAATGCGGCCGCTCATCGGCTATAATTATGGGGCGGGGGAGCATAAGCGGGTGAAGAAAATCTACAGGATTGCCCTGGCGATGACAGCGGTCATAATGGTTCTGGGGACGGTTCTCAGCCTGCTCATCCCGGACAGGCTGATGGGCCTGTTTTCAGAAAATGCGGACACTGTCCGCGCAGGCGCAGAGGCACTGCGGATCATCAGCATAGGATTCATTGTATCGTCGGTATCGGTTACTACCTCAGGCGCGCTGGAAGGTCTGGGCAAGGGGCTTCCGTCCCTGGTAATTTCACTGCTGCGGTATGTATTGATAATTATTCCGGCGGCGTTCCTTCTGAGCCGCCTGGCCGGAGCCTCAGGCGTGTGGCATGCGTTTTGGGTCACTGAGATGCTGACAGCGGCCGCGGCATTTTTGATTTACCGGAGGCAGACGGAGAAGAAAATGGCCGGAAACTGA
- a CDS encoding MATE family efflux transporter: MQQDLTQGSVTKSMLLFACPMILGNLLQQFYNVADTLIVGRFLGSDALAAVGSSFSLMTFLTSILLGLCMGSGIVFSMLFGARKADSLKNCIFISFVITGLLAVFIELLVLALTDPLLALLQIPEAILADTRSYLQIIFCGILFTFLYNFFASLARSIGNSVIPLIFLAVSTALNILLDLLFILSFDMGVSGAAWATILAQAVSAVGMIAYCYRKIPFLKLKKQHLQFSKAAVSQILQYSLLTCLQQSIMNFGILMVQGLVNSFGVAVMAAFAAAVKIDSFAYMPVQDFGNAFSTFIAQNYGAAQKDRIRRGIRTAVLTAVLFCIAISLIVCRYAGQLMTIFIRPEETEIISIGVQYLRIEGICYCGIGCLFLLYGLYRGLGKPGISVLLTFISLGTRVTLAYLLAPRPSIGLAGIWWAIPIGWILADITGIVCYLFLKRRQRL; the protein is encoded by the coding sequence ATGCAACAGGACCTCACTCAGGGCAGTGTCACAAAATCTATGCTGCTGTTTGCCTGTCCCATGATTCTGGGCAATTTGCTGCAGCAATTTTATAATGTGGCTGACACATTGATTGTCGGCCGTTTTCTTGGCTCCGACGCCCTGGCGGCGGTGGGCTCTTCTTTCTCGCTCATGACCTTCCTCACTTCCATTCTGCTTGGCCTCTGCATGGGGAGCGGCATTGTGTTTTCCATGCTGTTCGGCGCGCGGAAAGCGGACAGCCTGAAAAACTGCATTTTCATATCCTTTGTGATCACCGGCCTACTGGCTGTCTTTATTGAGCTCCTGGTGCTAGCCCTCACCGATCCTCTGCTGGCGCTGCTGCAGATTCCGGAAGCTATACTGGCCGATACGCGCAGCTATCTTCAGATTATCTTCTGCGGGATTCTGTTCACCTTCCTGTACAATTTTTTCGCGTCTCTGGCCCGCTCTATCGGTAATTCCGTCATTCCACTGATATTCCTGGCAGTTTCCACCGCTTTAAATATCCTGCTGGACCTGCTGTTCATCCTGTCCTTTGATATGGGCGTCTCCGGAGCCGCCTGGGCGACCATACTGGCTCAGGCCGTCTCAGCTGTGGGGATGATCGCGTACTGCTATCGCAAAATACCTTTTTTAAAACTAAAAAAACAGCATCTCCAGTTTTCTAAAGCTGCTGTCTCACAGATTCTGCAATATTCTCTCCTCACCTGCCTTCAGCAGTCCATCATGAACTTCGGAATTCTCATGGTGCAGGGCCTGGTAAACAGCTTCGGCGTCGCGGTTATGGCCGCGTTCGCCGCAGCAGTCAAAATCGATTCCTTCGCCTACATGCCCGTGCAGGATTTTGGCAATGCCTTTTCCACCTTCATCGCCCAGAATTACGGCGCCGCACAGAAGGACCGCATCCGCCGGGGCATCCGCACGGCAGTTCTCACAGCCGTCTTGTTTTGTATCGCCATTTCGCTGATCGTCTGCCGCTATGCAGGACAACTGATGACGATTTTTATCCGGCCTGAGGAGACAGAAATTATCTCTATCGGCGTACAATATCTGCGGATTGAGGGAATCTGCTACTGCGGCATCGGCTGCCTCTTCCTCCTCTACGGCCTGTACCGGGGTCTTGGGAAACCCGGGATCTCTGTCCTTCTGACATTCATCTCCCTGGGCACCAGAGTCACCCTGGCCTATCTGCTGGCTCCCCGCCCCTCAATCGGCCTGGCAGGGATCTGGTGGGCGATTCCCATCGGCTGGATCCTGGCCGACATAACCGGGATTGTCTGTTACCTTTTCTTAAAGCGGCGGCAAAGGCTTTAA
- a CDS encoding cytidylate kinase-like family protein, which translates to MEKKIITISREFGSGGRYIGRQIAAKLGIAFYDKDIILKTAEETGLSEEFIEKKGEYSPAKSIFSYAFVGRDSTGISLDDYLYTAQRKVILEIAEKGPCVIVGRCADYILRERTDCVHVFIHGDQRVKLERICALYQKTEAGALKLMKDTDKKRSINYRYNTDQEWGNAQNYTMTLNSSVLGYEKCARLIMEAAD; encoded by the coding sequence ATGGAGAAGAAAATTATCACGATCAGCCGCGAATTTGGCAGCGGAGGCAGGTATATCGGCAGGCAGATCGCAGCAAAACTGGGGATCGCCTTTTATGACAAGGACATTATCCTGAAGACGGCTGAAGAAACAGGACTGTCAGAAGAATTTATTGAAAAAAAGGGAGAGTATTCACCGGCAAAAAGTATATTTTCCTATGCTTTTGTGGGACGGGACAGCACAGGCATTTCCCTGGATGATTATCTGTATACGGCTCAGAGGAAGGTGATACTTGAGATCGCTGAAAAAGGGCCCTGCGTCATTGTAGGGAGATGTGCGGATTATATTCTGAGAGAGCGTACGGATTGTGTGCATGTATTCATCCACGGAGACCAGAGAGTAAAACTGGAACGGATCTGTGCGCTGTATCAGAAGACAGAAGCCGGGGCATTAAAGCTGATGAAAGACACGGATAAAAAGCGCAGTATCAATTACCGGTATAATACAGACCAGGAGTGGGGGAACGCTCAAAATTATACAATGACGCTGAACAGCAGCGTTTTGGGATATGAAAAATGTGCCCGTCTGATCATGGAGGCGGCAGATTGA